One stretch of Commensalibacter melissae DNA includes these proteins:
- the proB gene encoding glutamate 5-kinase, with translation MKNLHLNQARRIVIKIGSALLIDGKNACVRQSWLESLIEDIIHLRQQNCQILIVSSGAIALARYKLKLNRYKLRLDEKQAAAAIGQIKLAQTWHEAFAAHKITTAQILLTLDDTETRLQYSNARSAIETLLKLNCIPIINENDTVATSEIRFGDNDRLAARVAEMVKADRLILFSDIDGLYTADPKTNPSAKHLASIPELTPQIYAMGGKAPTGYSSGGMATKLAAAKIATTAGCAMAIAYGKLLHPLKALQEGARCSWFLPNRKPYPARKRWIAGSISTKGTIFIDNGAEKALKNGKSLLPAGIIKVEGHFQRGDIIKIANKNGKIVGNGISAYDSSEITQIIGLQTDKINSQLGWDGPNEVIHHDDMVIVPPLTAAASVK, from the coding sequence ATGAAAAATCTACATCTTAACCAAGCCCGCAGAATTGTCATAAAAATTGGCAGCGCCTTATTAATTGACGGGAAAAATGCTTGCGTTCGTCAATCATGGCTAGAAAGCCTGATAGAGGATATAATCCATTTACGTCAGCAAAATTGCCAGATTTTAATTGTATCTTCAGGTGCGATCGCTTTGGCACGTTACAAGTTAAAATTAAATCGATATAAGCTTCGCCTCGATGAAAAACAGGCTGCCGCCGCAATAGGTCAAATCAAACTGGCTCAGACCTGGCATGAGGCTTTCGCTGCCCATAAAATCACAACTGCACAAATTTTATTGACTCTGGATGATACGGAAACGCGGTTACAATATAGCAATGCCCGTTCAGCCATTGAAACACTTTTGAAATTAAACTGCATTCCCATCATTAACGAAAATGATACCGTTGCCACTTCCGAAATTCGTTTTGGAGATAATGACCGGTTGGCAGCAAGAGTTGCAGAAATGGTCAAAGCTGATCGGCTTATCCTTTTCTCGGATATTGACGGGTTATATACCGCAGATCCCAAAACCAATCCATCAGCCAAGCATCTTGCCTCAATTCCTGAACTTACTCCACAAATTTACGCCATGGGAGGCAAGGCGCCAACTGGATATTCATCAGGTGGCATGGCAACAAAACTGGCAGCCGCAAAAATAGCCACAACTGCAGGATGTGCCATGGCAATCGCTTATGGAAAACTGCTTCATCCTCTCAAGGCCCTTCAAGAAGGAGCAAGATGTTCATGGTTTCTTCCCAATCGCAAACCCTATCCTGCCCGTAAACGCTGGATTGCTGGAAGCATCTCGACCAAAGGCACTATTTTTATTGATAATGGCGCGGAAAAAGCATTGAAAAACGGAAAATCTTTATTGCCTGCCGGTATTATCAAAGTTGAAGGCCATTTCCAACGGGGAGATATCATTAAAATTGCCAACAAGAATGGAAAAATTGTCGGAAATGGTATTTCTGCTTATGATTCTTCAGAAATCACTCAAATTATAGGTCTTCAAACTGATAAAATTAATTCCCAACTGGGCTGGGACGGCCCCAATGAGGTTATCCATCATGATGATATGGTGATTGTTCCCCCACTCACAGCGGCGGCCAGCGTAAAATAG
- a CDS encoding DUF2312 domain-containing protein — translation MNEFDNKPEVGGIAVDRLRTIVERIERLEEERKGLANDIKDIYAEAKSAGFDVPVIRRIIRARKQEPAEVEEQETLFDVYRRALGM, via the coding sequence ATGAATGAATTTGATAATAAACCCGAAGTCGGAGGGATCGCCGTTGATCGTCTTCGGACAATTGTTGAACGTATTGAGCGTTTGGAAGAGGAGCGAAAAGGGTTGGCAAATGATATCAAAGATATTTATGCTGAGGCAAAATCGGCGGGATTTGACGTTCCTGTAATCAGAAGGATAATTCGGGCACGTAAACAGGAGCCTGCTGAAGTGGAAGAACAGGAAACTCTTTTTGATGTTTATCGTCGTGCATTGGGTATGTAG
- the obgE gene encoding GTPase ObgE, which translates to MKFLDQAKIYVKSGNGGDGAVAFRREKYIEFGGPDGGDGGRGGDIIFEAVDNLNTLIDFRYTQHFRAKKGQNGSGANKTGANAENICIKVPIGTQIFAEDKETLLADLNQKGKKIVLCRGGDGGFGNTRFKSSTNRAPRHADKGWPGEERWVWLRLKLIADVGLVGLPNAGKSTFLSVASAARPKIADYPFTTLHPQLGMVRLSPTEEFVLTDIPGLIEGAHEGNGLGDRFLGHVERCSMLLHLIDATADDVVNNWKIIRNELESYQTELANKREVIGLNKTDLLTPEEILQKQKELEQASGHKVFLLSGATHNGVKEILFYLQNYITKYKQDIILKSKHFSPI; encoded by the coding sequence ATGAAATTTCTGGATCAAGCTAAGATCTATGTTAAATCAGGAAATGGAGGCGATGGTGCGGTCGCCTTTAGAAGAGAGAAATATATTGAATTTGGTGGTCCGGACGGGGGCGATGGCGGACGTGGTGGTGATATCATTTTTGAGGCAGTTGACAATTTAAATACTTTGATAGATTTTCGCTATACCCAACATTTCCGTGCCAAAAAGGGTCAAAATGGATCCGGAGCCAATAAAACTGGTGCAAATGCAGAAAATATCTGTATTAAAGTTCCCATAGGCACACAAATATTTGCCGAAGATAAGGAAACCTTGCTTGCAGACCTAAATCAAAAAGGGAAAAAGATAGTTCTTTGTCGGGGGGGAGATGGAGGATTTGGCAATACACGTTTTAAATCCAGCACAAACCGGGCACCCCGTCATGCTGATAAAGGTTGGCCTGGAGAAGAACGTTGGGTCTGGTTGCGATTAAAGCTTATTGCCGATGTAGGATTAGTAGGCTTACCCAACGCAGGAAAATCAACCTTTCTTTCTGTTGCCTCTGCTGCCCGGCCAAAAATTGCCGATTATCCGTTTACAACCCTGCATCCACAACTAGGAATGGTAAGATTGTCACCAACTGAGGAATTTGTCCTAACAGATATACCCGGTCTCATTGAGGGAGCCCATGAAGGCAATGGATTAGGTGATCGTTTCCTAGGGCATGTTGAACGATGCAGTATGCTATTGCACCTTATCGATGCAACAGCTGATGATGTTGTCAACAACTGGAAAATTATTCGCAATGAATTGGAATCCTATCAAACGGAACTTGCCAATAAACGGGAAGTGATTGGACTTAATAAAACTGATCTGCTTACCCCTGAAGAAATTCTGCAAAAACAAAAAGAGCTGGAACAAGCAAGTGGACATAAGGTTTTCCTTCTTTCAGGGGCTACCCATAATGGGGTGAAAGAAATTTTATTTTATTTACAGAACTACATAACAAAATATAAACAGGATATAATTTTAAAATCAAAACATTTCAGTCCTATATAA